The genomic window GAAAAAGAATAGAAACTAAGATTTGAAGACAAAACTTAAATCGGAGGACAAATAAATGTGTACATAAAATCTTCTAttaacatgaatatttattaATCATATCATAGCCTCCTTGCAAGTTTACTATCAGACATGTCAtggattcttttttcttttttcactcaATGTTTCTAAAACTAGTCAGTTGCAGCAAATTTGGAATCAATTTTTAAGCAGTGAATCTGTTAAAATAGTTCATGATTGAAGGGGACAGACAGAAGCAAAAATGATTCTGAATTACCTACAATTTCACTCACGAATTTCATCATAGGTTTTGTTAGTTACTGCTGCGCTGCTTGCTCATCGTTGCCCAGATCTCCCTCCCCAACAACCCTTTGTGCAATTCTGTAGTACAGAATACCCATAGTAGCCACGCAGGCCCTGCATAAACAATAATTCATACACAGTGAATCAAGAGTTTATAATCACTCTAGACTCTGCAATTTAAGTTGGTTCCATTTATACATCTGCACTTGAAGATACAAAGACAGTCACTTCATGACCCATCATTAAATTCTCTCGCAAAGAACCAAATAACAAAACATTAGTAGCCAGGAGGAGGAGAATAAAGGAACCCGTCTCAGTACTCGACCAAAAGAACAGAGTCTGCTTTCACTCATTATTTCTATCTCTCAACTTAACTGGCATCCATTGAGATATCTATTTCACCAACCAAAGGTTAGAAGGAAAGATGAATAGACAAACACAAGAAGAGAtctatattaataacaaatatgtAAATTTATGCACAAGACAGAAAGGTACATCTGTTTGTTCATTTGTAGGCATTGGCACTTATTCCAGATGCAAAAAAAGAGGTGTGGACTTACATGATTGCTATGACAAGAAGTATTTTTCTTGGATCCATCCGTGTTGGTCTTTGATGCTTCAATCGACCTTCAGGGATGTCATCTGCATTCGATGCATCTTTACGAGGAGGTGCAGTCACTGGTAGAGAAGGTAATGCACTTGACCAGAAGGGAATCAATGCTCTGAAGAACTTATGACGAAGCGAACCTACAACAAGAAATTATAAAGAGGGTTAACAGAATCATGAACATGAAATCACAACTTAGACACAAGAAATATTTATCTTATCTAAGTTCTCCATTACAAACACACTTAGAACTTTATATGGATGTATTAAGAAAAGCTTGATGAAAAATGTCTCAAAAGAAGAACAAATCAGAGAAGTTCAAATAAATTAGACAGCAGAAAATCACTTGATGAACCAAGGGTCTAACATACCCCTCCGAGAATACTTTTTACGATTTCCGTCTTCATCATCTGTAACATAATAGGAGATTTCAGAGTTCTGCCGATCAGCATGGACTGTACCCTTTCGTGTTGTAGCAATAGGCTGGGTTACATAGCACCATTAGACAAAATACCCAAGATAAGAAACAAACAACTAgcataaataaaattgatatataCAAGCACAATAAATAACATGACTTGAACAACTCATATTACATACAGTAGTTAATCCAAAAAAATTCACTTACAGCAACAGGACTTGAAGTTTTCATGTAATTCCCAGCTGAACTAGGACTATCTATCTCCATTATTTCTGACACTGAAAGTTTAGGAGGGCCAACCGCTGAGTATCCTTCATCTTTGGCCACAGAGGCTGATGAATTCCCATTATATCGCATAATAGCAGGAGGAGGACCAGAAGGCTCAGGTGTATTAAGAGAAACAGGATGATTTCCAAACAAATTCTTCTCCATGCCAGTCTGCACAATAGCAAGTCATTTAAAAGCTATATCGCATAGTAGCAGATATGATAAACACTTGAATTGTATTCATGCTAAAATGGAAACTACGATATGGAATTCTGCTATATAGAGCATGCTAAAATCCCAATCAATCAAAAACCCTTTTTCTTTGCTGCTTTATTACAGATAATTAACAGATTTAAAGGTCAATTTTATAGACAAATTATGACCTTCAGCTTTTTTAAGCATCAGAAGATTGAGTGGGCACCTCAAATACTGGGATGGCCAATATGGTCATTGAGATTTCAGAAACCTTTTTGTCATTCTATGCTTTTACATGACATTGAATGAAAAGGTTTGGCCATTGCAGACTTTCATGGCCTACATTTTACGATAACTTTCACTGGAAGAAGTTGAATCAGTTAAATAATGCATTTGAAAGGAGAAATTTTTTTTGGCAGAATGTACACCATCCATTTTGGAAACTCTCCCACGGCAACAGTTAAATCTTGTGACTTTCATGTCGACCACTGAAAGGCCAAAATCAAGCTTGATCAGCGGCATACGCGAAAAGTGTAACAATTGGATTACAACTTAAAGTTGGCAAGTCACAAGAATAGTACTTCTTAAGCGCCCAAAACCAATatgatattttcttaaaaaaagacAGAAGAATAGTTTGATAAGCAAATATTGAAAGGGGGACAAAAGTTATGCAAAGTTCAATTTATATGGAATGAACAGTTCTTTCTAACAGCCAAACCAACCATGAACTGACCTGCATAACAGCATCCTTCAGCAGTGAATGAAGACGGGATGCCGAATCTTTTACACTCTTGGGAGGCCATATCTGGGCAAGAAACCATTCAAAATGAGACAAGTCATACTGACAGAAGTAACTTATAACCAAGACCAACAACATTACTGCCATAACCCAAGCAAACAAGTAAAGAAATTAAGTCATGCCACAAACAAATTATACAGGCTTGAGTCCTGGACTAACAGATCATAGAGTTCTTCCCACACAATAGAGAATGCTAGTTACATCTTGTTCATTTATTAACCTCCATCTGCTTTTGCTAAGCCCATGGAAAAGTTTCAATCAAATAAAATTCCTAGAAAATGTCAAAAAAATGCTAATCAGTGAAGGACTCCGCCTCCATTAAATACTCATATGACTAGCTCCAAAGGCAGAAGTAGCATCACAATAGTTTTTATCACAGTTAACCATCTCCTATCCACAAACACATTTAGCATTTAAATGTTTCCAACTACTAATAAGTTGTGAGGTTCAAGGACATGCACCATCAATGCTGTGTACATATATTAAAACAATACCAAGCAGAAGCACGAGGCTAAAGAGCTTTTAGGAAACTTACAGATGTAGAACATGAAGGACACACGTATCCAGCAGATGCAGTGTGCAGAGGAAAGCTTTTAATATGTGAAATCAAGCAATTTGTATGTATGACATCTAGGGTAGCAAAAATATAACAGTGAGATTATACAACAAAACTACAACATGCTGTTGGCAAGAAAGAAAAAAGGAGGCAGTATCTACATCAGTATAAACACATACGTAAGCAACCCAACCGAGTTTTTTCAGAGCCAGCCTCCTCCTCAAAAATGGCTTGGCACTTGCAACACTTGGGAGGCCAGTCATACTCTCCATCTATTACCCATTCTGAGTAAGTACGTATCTAGagcaaaagggaaagaaaaaacaaTTATTAGCTGTGAACAGCATTTCATAAACATCGCCACTAAGAATTGCTTTGTAACACCGTTAAATATACATAGCAGAAATACACTGTTAAATATACACAGCAGAAATCGTAATTATGATAttgcatacaatttagaaaaataaaaaatgtacacgAAGATCTATAATAAAGggagtaaaaaataattatcaataaaAGAGTAAAAGTTATTAACAAGTAAAACATAACCAGAAACATAAAGCTTCCATAGAAGTTGTACTCTTTTGCAAGAACAGTTCTAACGCCTCCCAAATAGATACATCCATGCCCATTCTTACTCGTAGAATTCTTTAATTTTTGCTCCTAGTCACAGTAGTTTAACTACATTCTGCTTGAACCAAGTTCAAGTCTTGGAAATACGGTTTTGAGTTAAAAGAGAGTAGGATGTTATAAACTTACCACGCATATTTGGTGCTCAGGAAAGCATATGCATTCTCCACAAACAGGAACCTTGTGCACGAAACAATATAACTTTGTCGCCtgaaaaaatgaaagaatgaatggAGGTTTACAGAGGCATTTTATATATCTTCGATATCAACAAACCCCGTTCGCTCTAAAAATCATCGTATTAATACACACTACTTAATTCATAACATAAAAGGCTACATTCTACTTGAACCTCCTAAATATCAAGCTCAATTTCTCCTCTCTTCGgttcttttattaaaataatcaaattcgcATTTTTCCGATTAATAGAACTCTAAACTGAAGACAACGGAGATCTGAGGAAGGCGTAAATTCTTTAAGGCGATGAACAAATTTGTTGATAGATCCAGAATCTCCAACGAATAAT from Gossypium hirsutum isolate 1008001.06 chromosome D12, Gossypium_hirsutum_v2.1, whole genome shotgun sequence includes these protein-coding regions:
- the LOC107916545 gene encoding zinc finger protein-like 1 homolog, with protein sequence MVVCKCRKATKLYCFVHKVPVCGECICFPEHQICVIRTYSEWVIDGEYDWPPKCCKCQAIFEEEAGSEKTRLGCLHVIHTNCLISHIKSFPLHTASAGYVCPSCSTSIWPPKSVKDSASRLHSLLKDAVMQTGMEKNLFGNHPVSLNTPEPSGPPPAIMRYNGNSSASVAKDEGYSAVGPPKLSVSEIMEIDSPSSAGNYMKTSSPVAPIATTRKGTVHADRQNSEISYYVTDDEDGNRKKYSRRGSLRHKFFRALIPFWSSALPSLPVTAPPRKDASNADDIPEGRLKHQRPTRMDPRKILLVIAIMACVATMGILYYRIAQRVVGEGDLGNDEQAAQQ